A portion of the Manduca sexta isolate Smith_Timp_Sample1 chromosome 20, JHU_Msex_v1.0, whole genome shotgun sequence genome contains these proteins:
- the LOC119189874 gene encoding uncharacterized protein LOC119189874 — protein sequence MKTSKSSPVKSTSVALTCHGCTMPYGDYKQLLEHLYWRHGTESFWCKMCGLKRWGFAIHICHVLPIKNEDGGNESDDSQYYSERESDYCFCGKYIADAQMIGCDGPHCVYQWYHFECVGIQTPPEGEWLCSECIKLQKSQKRGGHTT from the exons ATGAAAACTTCAAAAAGTTCCCCTGTAAAATCCACGTCTGTCGCCTTAACGTGCCACGGATGCACTATGCCGTACGGCGACTACAAACAATTGCTGGAACATCTATATTGGCGTCACGGGACCGAGAGTTTTTGGTGTAAAATGTGCGGTTTGAAACGCTGGGGATTCGCCATTCACATATGTCATGTCCTGCCAATAAAAAACGAAGATGGGGGCAATGAATCGGATGATTCGCAGTATTATTCTGAGAGGGAGTCCGATTACTGCTTCTGCGGCAAATATATTGCAGATGCCCAGATGATTGGATGTGACGGGCCGCATTGCGTATACCAGTGGTATCATTTTGAATGTGTTGGAATACAAACACCTCCAGAAGGGGAGTGGTTGTGTTCAGAGTGTATCAAACTTCAAAAATCTCAG AAGCGTGGCGGACATACAACTTGA